In Juglans regia cultivar Chandler chromosome 13, Walnut 2.0, whole genome shotgun sequence, the DNA window AAGAGAACTCTTAGCTGCGGCCAAATTCTGCTCAGCCTTAGCCTTCTCGCCCTGAGCTATGCTTAGCAGGGTATTGGACTCCCTTCGTTCTTCCTCTGAGGCAGTCAAGCGGAGGATGTCCTTGCGCAATCCCTCCACCTCTTTTTCCAATTAACTTAGGCGAGCGACCATATTGTCTCATTTGACCTCTTTATCAACCACTTTAGCCTTGTGCAGCGTAGTTTCTTCCGATGTGCTCACCAACTCAGATTGAAGAGAGACAATCTAATCCCGAAAGGTGGTTTAAACTCGAGAAAGCTCCCCAACTAATTCCTCTTTCTCCTATCGGGCAGAGACAACAGCCTTGTGGGTTTTGCtaatgaatgcatgcatggagtCGTTTTCCTCCTCGAGTCCTATACGGTCTTCCACCAGTGTAGCAGCCAACTTGTCAATGCAAAAACCTAGTCAGGACAAGAAGGTAACAGCCTAAtagaaaattaaactaaaagaaaagTGACTGGCGAAAGGATGTTACGGAGGTGGAGGATGGTGGAACAGAAAGCCTCATCGTGACGCAACCTAGAGGTCTGAGAGGAGTCACTAGGGTGAGAAGTGGAAGCACCATGGCAAGCACTCAGAATCTGGAAGGAGACTCCAGTAGCACCCTTTGGGATgaatgacttaagaatagtttGAGGTGATGGGTCACTAGTCGCCTAAGTTGATGTCCTGGCTGTTTGGTCAACTTGAGAAATGATGACTTCCTCCCGAAATGGAGATCTGCTGGGCGGGCCAATTTGAAGATCACTGGCAGGAAAGGCTAGAGAAGGGTCCTCACCCCCTGGGGAAGTTCTGAAGGGCAAGGAAGGGATCCACACCCTGCTCTTGCTGGCAAAAGATAGGTTCAGAAAGATAAAGAGAAACTCAGGAGTATCCCCACTTGAAGCCGTCGAGGCAGCAGGAGACAGCTCACCAACATCTTCAAGATGAAACGAGTTGCCAAAACCGTCTAGTAAGGAAGGATACCACTCACGAGATGTACATTAAGGAAGTCTGGGTTCAGAATAGAGACAAAATCATCTCCCTCAAGATGAGGGTCACCTTTGGGATTGACTGCTAGCACAGAAGTCTTTGCCTCCTTTCCATAGGGAGCCTCTGACCTTATGGCCTTCTCAGCCTCTAGTATGAAGTCCAGTTCGGCGTCTGCTTGGTccataattttcatctaacaaaCTGGTTCGGGGCACTGGAGGGTTTCTTGACCTCTCTCCTTCACTCCCCGGAGGGGAAAAGAGGACACCCCTGGAAGAGCTGGATGTGTCCGACGACTTGGCCTCAAGGCGACCTTTTTTTTTACCCCTACGCTCGGTAGTGGTCCCCTTTTTAAATTTCCTGTCAGCGATGGGGTGCCCAAAATTTCACTACAGAGCACATGGGCCCGGCTAGGTACCATCAGGAACCTATCGATGTTGGTTGGCATCAAGAGGGCGTCAGACCAAGTGGACCTTATGTTAGCCATCGCCCAAGATTGAACCAGGCAAATGCGAGCTTCTTCTCGGGGAGACAACAAAACTTCAAGGTCACGCTCGTTGAGAATAGGCGACCAAGATGCTCGGACGGGAAATTTCTGATGTGAGGCTTCATCTGCCGGAAATTCCCACCTCTacatgaaacaaagaaaaatttctTCTACCAGTCCTTGGCATGAGAATACTTACACTCTAGCTTCACCAGTTTGTTGCGATACCTAAAGCTACAAAGGTTCTCATTTAAACTCCTAAACCCGTGAAGAGAGAGGAACTCCCGAGCTGTAAGTTCAGAATAATCATCACCAGTGGACTCCAAGACCTGCCGCCACAAAATGCAGCATGCCATTAAAATACGCCAAGCGTTAGGCACCAATTGGGCCGGCGCAGGCCTAAGACGTCTAAGAAGTCACGAACAGGCAGCACGAAGGGCAGATGAAGTCCCATTAAAAACATAACTAAATAGAGGACAATAGAGCTTGCCATAACCCTAACATCAACGGCTCCATGTTGTTGGCTGGGCATCGACAATCCTACCAAATCGGTGATATTAAAGTGGTCCCTCGCAGTGTCCAGTTCTCAACGTGAGCAGGTGGAAACCCAACAATGACCTTCGACGATGGAACGAGAATCATCTCCTTAGACGCTAGGGTTAGCTGTAGAGCCTTCGCGGTGGACAGAAGAATTGCGAGGTCATGAAGAACCATCGCCATGAGAGGGTTTCACACCTTTGTCTTTTCTAGTAGCCATGAGTACGTAGAAAATAGAGGAAAGCAATGCAGGAAGAAGGATGAGAGGGTTTGAAGGCACGAAGGGTTTTCGGACGGGAAGGAAGGGAACACAAAGCTTGTGCAAGAAGATAGGAAGTGAAGGAAAAAAGTAAAGTGGTGGGGAACAATAAATACTTGCGGTGGTTGACAAAGGGGAATGCATATCTACATGATGATGAAACGACTCTAATAGACGTCCTCGAGGAATAATGAAGCAGAACCCCAAACGTTGCCCAAAGAACAAGGCTCACCGCATCGTGTGTGGCGAGGACTCACGGGGTAACAGAAGGGCTTTGGCTCAATTCAAAAGGCCCAACACCTCGTGGTTTAAAAGCCCCATCACACAACGCACGATGAGGCTTCGCAAGTAATTGGAGGAGCGTCAACTAATTCTACCGAAAGGGCCCAACGACATCTAGTATAAAAGTCTCATAACACCATGTGTGATAAGATTTTGCAGGGTAACTGGAAGTGCTTTAATACCATCATAAGGGCTCGCAGAGTGCCACCATGGGCTTGGGTCATAGTGGCCCGAAAAATCACTCAACTCAAGACTCAAGCCATTCTGGCCTGATAGGGCTCATGCCAGTTTGTTAAGGACAGGAACACCCGTCTGCTTATCTTGGGATAATTAGAATATTCACTCATTCAAAATAAGTAAATAGCCTGAATGTTCCgggattcaaatttcaaatagtgGGCGAAGCAGTTAGTTAGAGTGATCATAAGAAGACAAGTCATTTATTTTAAGAATCCAGGTACACTAATGAAAGCTCTAGAATAATTTTGCTCTAAGAAGATTCCTATCGTTACCGATTTAGGCATCGAAAGGGCCTCATCAAACCCCCCAAACCACCTTACTCTTTGGTTGCGGGAGATCGGGAGTGTGTAATGATGAAACACATCCTTAAAAGTATTCTTATtggattcttttcaaacaaTACAACCGCATTCGCATATATGGCAGCCTATTTCTTGATCACAAGTCGAGAAAATATGGGATTTTAAAACCGATaggttctatttttttatctttatttttttgtttcatacacttttaagatttatattttgGGGTGTTTATTTGGTCATCTATACTTGTTTATTAACTTCATACTGTCTTTGtactgtcaaaaaaaaaaaaaaaaaactaccatcCTCCAATCTCAAAAACGAGCAAAACCCATCTAAAACCCAACCCAATTCCGAAGCCACACTCAAACGAGCCCTAACAAAGCGAGCCCAAATCGTAGGCACTCACAGAGCCTCCACTAGCCCATAGCAGAGAGCCGGAAAACACTGAAAAGTATTTCATAGGCAATAGCAGCAGGAGCAGAACCAAAATGGCTATGGATGGTGCTACCAACTCGGAGGACTTCGCCGTGGGCTGCTTGCTCTCCATCAAGACCACTTTAGGCGACGACTTTGAAGCTCAGGTCATCACCTTCGACCGCCACTCCAACATTCTCGTCCTTCATATCCTTCATTCTCTTGAGATCTTTCTTCTCATTGATCCGTTTGATTTTTGCTAACCCTAGAAAACAACGTAGAATATGaacagattatatttttttatgtgtattccTTAACTTTCGTTGGGTGCGCACAAGAGGGTTCGAAAGCGGGACCTCGCCGGAACATACGGTTGTTGAAGGCCAACTACATAAAGGAGTTTTCGCTCTTGGGCCAAGCCGAAGATCCACTTGATATAAAAAACTGTTTCCTTGATCTTAGTACTCTGCGCGCTAGAGAAGATTTGGCCATTAGGTGGGTTTTCTTGCGATTTTCATCACAAGTCcacttgggattttttttttttttttggttacttattttgttgaaagctgattttgtttttgttttttgacgAGTTCGATTCAGACAAGCAGAGGCTGAGGCCGAGAGGATAGGCGTGGGTGTTACCAGCGAGGCTCAGAGCATTTTTGACGCCTTGTCCAAAACGTAAGTTCCTAGTCCTTTTTCGACTTATAAGAACCTGAAGATTATGCAATTTACTATTATTTGTATTATGATACTATacaattttagatatttcaaGGAGCAGAGTTAGTCTTTTAGTGTTCCTAAACAGTTGCTGGAGTTTGCGCGCTTCTATGAATTGTTTTCGTCGCTAATCTTATGATATTTTAGACCCTATGATAGCTTGAAAGATAGAAGCATCTTTATTGTTCCTAATTCAACCAGTACTCCGTTTATTGTGTAGAAACGCATTGGCAATACACAGTTTCTTTTGTGTTCCACgcagagaaaaaataatagagagagagagagagagagagagagagagagaggaagaatttGTGACGATTTATAAGTTGAAGAGAAATGAAGTAGATGTGCATTATCAACTTACATCGTCATTTTTTTCAGTCGGTGGAGAAGAATGTGGGTTCAGTACGGATGCTAACAACTCTAGACTCCAATACTCTGATCAGCTTCCTGAAAAGTGCAATGCAAATAAGTTTTTCTGATACATCTTTGATATTTGGTTTCAGTTCTAATGATAAATTTGCACTTTTGATGTTAGGCTATCAGTGTTGCAAGCAATAATTCGTGGTTGAATCTGGAAGagattttctttgcttttggTGTGGGAATAGGATACTTACATCTACGGTTCTTTATGTGTTTtgttcatgaaataataaaagcagatgcatagcattgtatcatattactctaatgttttcttcttgcttataaaaaaaaaaaatcatattactCTAATGTTAGACGATTTTAGTATTAGCTGAAAGTAGCATAAAGAACCTCTTGGTAGGCCAACTTCGCTAAAAGGTATAGCCTAGAGTTTGTCTTTCCAAAAATTGGGGGAAAGATCTGAATATTATAATACCTTTAGCAGCTTCACCTGAAGTGAACATTCTCAAGAATCCCATGCTCTTCTAATAGATTTAACCTGATACCTTGTTCAGTTGTTTGCCCTGtgcttttgtatttttgtcttttttaattgtCTGTAGGATTTGAACCTATGATTGCTACAACTTTAATATGAACAACTTTTTTATTGGTAttgatgaaaatttttcatatgCTGAAAATTTATATGTTGATCAACAGATATTggtgaaatgattattttatgtaatatttatagaGTTCTCCTAGATGATttgaataaattgaaattattaatgTGCACCTTATAGAGATGTCTAATCTGCTGGGGGCATCTGCATTAGCTCAGTGGTTTGATGTCACCCCTCTTCAATCTGTATTTGTGCTTTCCATGGTGCACTTATGTGTAAGAAAAGTGGTGAATTTGTGAATCATTTATTACTTCACTGTGAGGTGGTAAGGGTGTTATGGAATGGAATCTTTAGCAGGATTGGACTTGTATAGGTGATGCCTAGGAGGGCGCTGGATATCCTTACTTTTGCTTGTTGGAAAGGCCTTTAGGGCAACCCACATTTTACTGCTGAATGGAGAATGATGCTTTTATGCCTCATATGGTGCATTGGGCTTGAAAGGAATGACCATGACTTTGAAATTCTTTGGGCGTCATTTAATGTACTCAATGGATCTAGCTTTCAGAACTTTCTTGTATCATTTCCTAGCTcctaacttgtaactaggtATTCTTTTCGTATACTCGTGTACTTGGGCAACACCTATTTACTTGattcaattaaattttattttacttaaagtACCACATGTTCTATAGTCGGATGAAAGTAGGATGAGAGTGTGatatgtagcattattcaatACAATTAACACTTCTAATATGTGGTGGAACTAGTGCCATTGGGCTCACACCTTACATGAACTTAGGTGAGAGGATTTGAGTTTTCCCGGACTTGGGACTTCTTGGAAATAGAAAATTTCAGTGACTTTTAAGtgaaatttgtaaatttgaatGACATTAGTTATAATTTCCATTAGTTGTTTAGTGAGCTGACAGTTTCGTGTCAGAAGCTTTTTCCACTTTTGTGATGATATATATCACCGTAAAAACTTGTTATCAACGTTCTATCTACATAGAAGTTGACCAGAAAATAGTTATCAGTTCTCTACCACTGATGTTATTGGTACTTTATCAGGCTTCCAGTGCGCTGGGACAAGACTGTCATAGTTGTTCTGAATGAGGTGCGTGTAAGTAGTCCATATCTCCCAGAATCTGTTAATGGAGGAACTCCTGCTGCCAATGAGAGGGTGAAGAAAGTGGTAAGACACTAAGAATTCttatatttgatttgtattGTCAATTTAACGGGGAATTATACATGTTTAAGTAATCAATCATTTATTTGGTTGTTTCTCCATTCCAGCTTGAGTTTGAGAGGAAGAGATTGCAAACTCGTGGTGGTGGTCAGTGATAGTTATTGCATTGTCATACAGGAGCTGGGAAAAGTTCCTTGTGGGATGAAACATGATGTGTACGTCCTTGTACGCCCAACCTTTATCCGAGATAAACATGTTATCTATTTTCTCCAACCTCTTGATGCTTTCTTTAATCAAGGAATTTCATAATCGTTCTTCATCTTGCCATCTCTGGTTCTTCAGTTGCATGATACAGTTTGTGTAGTTTATTCACAGATCAAGTATTTGAGATCAAATTCTAGAGCATAGAGCTCAATATATACACGCCCGCGCGCGCACACACTAGTTAGAAGCTACATGCTTGCACGTATGCCCCTTGCACATAGCACctggttaaaaaatataacggcatcttttattatattttatttgaaagtttgaaaaaattgtaatgattagataggTTGAAATGAGAtcaacttattatccaaacaagacctaagttttatcaatgattagtttgagatgagttgagttatcCTTAATCAAAGTGGATAAAGTGGCTATCTGCCACTCCACAATGAACAACAAAATGAGAATTGAAATCCATATAAAGTTGAAACACGTCatagatttatacaaattaaaatcaacctaatacaaaattaagaaaagtgATAAGTCCATATAAGTTTGGTGGATAaacaaattacttacctcgtagTTCTACTTCTAAAATTTCATTTcacagttttttatttatatgaaacacTAAATCCATACCATGGAAATATGAAAGTGTTTCTAAATTTATACGAAACACTAAACACAGTTTGTTACTTTCTAAGAAAGCTCTTCGttgtattctaattaattaaaatcatttcatacaaataatctaataaatatttgattatactaagattaataaatagtaatattatttaaacttaataacatattcattgattttctatttaaggtataacataataattttatcaaaaatttgaaaaataaacaatgGAATTAAACAGACTCCATAATACTATAGgctaatcataaatttaatgCTTAGTactatattttgaaatatacttTAAATCCTTTGcgtattttctgtaaaaaatagATCTATAGGCTAAATATTTAATCAATTAACAAAGCCCCAATAAGCTATATCATAGTGGTATTATAAACATACATCCATGCCAAACCTAATTTAAAAACACAAGTCCCATTTAAAATCTAAGTATAGCCCATGTAAATGACCCAAGGTTAAAACATACAACTTGCCATATACACCTAAGGGCACAAACGTAATTACTCAAATCGATTCTTCAAGAGGCTTCTACGAAATTCTAAGTGCCATGGGTTGAAGGGTGTTTTTGTAATAacaaaaagcatgcatgcaccttTTAGGAAATGTTAAAATCAAAAAGGGAAATTCGAAACATAAggcacaaaaaattaaaagaaccaaaacacCTTCACTAGAGAAGGGAAAGTCGTGCGACAACGGAATCTAAAGCTCATTAGGAGAAAATGGAGGTGTGACAGCAGATGTGGGTAGCTGGCCGGCCAAGAATGGGCAGAGGAAGGTGGATTCCTGGTGGCTAGGCCGAGATCAATGGTGACAATAGTTTCTAGTGGAAAaaagatcaattttttttttcatcatttggtTGAGGAAACACAgtgaagaaaagagagggaggaaTTGGCGGGGTCTTATGAAGAAGAAAGGGACGCCGTACGTGGTGGATCTGGTTGGCCGGAGTCAAAGTCAGCAGTTTCTAAGTTGCAGAGTGGTGTTTCGACTTCCCCTTAGTGTCTTCGATGATTGATTTCGGCAAGGTGGGTTGGTGTGAAGGGAGACTATGGTGGCTTTGTGGAGtggtttctattttgtttttcttcttctgagcAAGGCTCTATTGGGTGGCTGGAAATTATGGGGATTTGCTGGAGAACATGGCACTTCTGATTGTGTCTGTCACACGGTCTACCATTGGTTTGCCaacttgaaatttgaataattagAGGTTCTCTGCTTTGTCCTTCCcctaattcttcttcttttttatttgaatctttTCATGGCAGGGTTTTATTTACTTATcgttaatattataaatgggCATTTTCAGGGCAACCCATCTAAGGAATATTGGAGAAGGGACAAAATGGGTATGATTtcctttctgattctgtttatttctgTATAGATCCGAGTGATATTTTTTGTAACAGTGTGAGAAAAATCTGAGTGGTATTTTTGTTAATGGTTTTTTTGTACAAATCCAAGTGGGTAtgatttatttacttaatttataGAACTTTGAAGgcattttgtttggattttcggaacaaattattattttttatatctgaacatattttttgaagattttctttAGTTTGGTTTAATTTAATGTATGTGTATGATCTGAGATCTACCCTTTCTGTATCACCAATCCTCTAaacggattttttttctttatatatgaaTAGGAAGGAAAAATGGTCGAGAAGTCACTGTTAATGGAACTGAGGGGTAAAAACTTAAaaccacaaataaaaaaaaagaaaacaaatcgaGGGACAAAAAgggtaaacaaaaaaaagggggggggggaaaaactGTAAAAACacgaacaaaatataaaaaaaatagggataaaacggaaaaaaaaaaaaaaaaaaagaagagcaaaattgggaaaaaaatgtgAGACAAAAAATAATGTTGCTTTTTGCATTGCcgcttttatatataagaagatatatatatatatatatatatatatatatatatatggatgtcaGATAAGTGAAGCAGTTGGagttaattttttggttttcaCAATCATCGCGATCAAGTAATTACAATTAAACTGAATGACATAAATGGCATATTTGGGATTCCAgtggataatataatttttagttttaggaCTTTTAGTTGTTGAGcttaagtaataaattttactgttgatgtcgtgtttcacagCTTGAGCAACTCCACAGCAAACAAACTCACTCTATACCTGCAACTGAGAGGGAGAAGAGGCTCCGGTGACGTTCGGAGtcactccgatgccaaagttagtgaATGATCGTCGTGTGATGAGAAAAACTTAAAGAACTAGAGAGAATTATAAATGGTTCAGAGAGCCTTCCAGTAGGAGGGATGACTGTTATTTATACCTGATTCGGACTCTACTGGAGGTCGTGG includes these proteins:
- the LOC108985453 gene encoding protein LSM12 homolog, whose product is MAMDGATNSEDFAVGCLLSIKTTLGDDFEAQVITFDRHSNILVLQEGSKAGPRRNIRLLKANYIKEFSLLGQAEDPLDIKNCFLDLSTLRAREDLAIRQAEAEAERIGVGVTSEAQSIFDALSKTLPVRWDKTVIVVLNEVRVSSPYLPESVNGGTPAANERVKKVLEFERKRLQTRGGGQ